A single window of Clostridia bacterium DNA harbors:
- a CDS encoding DUF6731 family protein, with product MAVYSKKLKAGFYKLSLPDKKNFPDLAAELHRRGFRASTTVALEEGQYARLERYGTWAESDCIEGEMARLRMEIVPEKGAIDRPLEVLELRVDEGTGERGAFLYHLPTKTLVLEENRLSIGATAFAKFFAQMFDLSAFNLDPLPEPDVVSRVFSAKRVKRVEVKLAGPITGSINVSNDAAVISALKSRKHLVAPVATFVFGTEGRKEMLPRDAALGFIREWWRLRRNGSVPVDKIAVTGFDDEEKTSFYLNLIENRLRDEEKVNAGVDRTISSEERRGALRRIWARQKDKVFKLAKHLPED from the coding sequence ATGGCTGTCTACAGTAAGAAACTAAAAGCAGGTTTTTATAAGCTCAGTCTTCCTGATAAAAAGAATTTTCCGGATCTAGCTGCAGAACTGCATCGCCGCGGCTTCAGGGCATCCACCACTGTCGCTCTAGAGGAAGGACAGTACGCGCGTCTTGAGCGTTATGGGACCTGGGCTGAATCCGACTGCATCGAAGGGGAGATGGCGCGGCTAAGGATGGAGATAGTGCCTGAAAAAGGTGCAATCGATCGGCCCCTCGAAGTGTTGGAGCTCAGAGTGGACGAAGGCACTGGAGAGCGCGGAGCGTTTCTGTACCACCTTCCGACCAAAACGCTGGTGCTGGAAGAAAATCGTCTCTCTATCGGTGCCACCGCGTTTGCGAAGTTCTTTGCGCAAATGTTCGATTTATCAGCTTTCAATCTCGACCCGCTTCCTGAACCGGATGTTGTGAGTCGTGTATTTTCTGCAAAGCGCGTAAAAAGAGTTGAGGTGAAACTTGCCGGGCCAATAACCGGCAGTATCAACGTATCCAATGATGCAGCAGTAATCAGCGCACTTAAAAGCCGCAAACACTTGGTCGCGCCTGTGGCAACCTTCGTTTTTGGAACAGAAGGCAGAAAAGAGATGCTTCCGCGAGACGCCGCACTTGGCTTTATTCGCGAATGGTGGCGGTTACGTCGAAATGGGAGTGTTCCGGTGGACAAAATTGCTGTCACCGGATTTGATGACGAAGAGAAGACAAGCTTTTATCTTAATCTCATCGAGAACAGACTTCGCGATGAGGAAAAGGTCAACGCTGGTGTGGACCGGACGATTAGCTCCGAAGAAAGAAGGGGAGCACTGAGGCGAATATGGGCGCGTCAAAAAGATAAAGTGTTTAAACTGGCGAAGCATTTGCCGGAGGACTAA